A genomic region of Noviherbaspirillum sp. L7-7A contains the following coding sequences:
- the gspK gene encoding type II secretion system minor pseudopilin GspK, whose amino-acid sequence MACRPYRYRQRGVAVVTALLLTTLAVTIVASLFWQQQVQVRSIENQRLQLQKQWILRGALDWARLILRENARLSNYDSLDQPWAVPLLDTRLDQYVENNRADTESSDATLSGQMVDAQSLYNLTNLAPNGQIVKKEVKAFARLLASQRLNPSLAQDTAAMVASSVPRQLLPVAGGTGAGQDIDPLTGLPRANANPNPNTGATGNQGTPTVTVGSQRLMPMTQVEDLLAIPGFTPEAVERLRNLVIFLPQGGTSLNINTAPVEVLAAVIENISTSDAAVIVATRTTASFRSKETIANQLPGIPTVGPSNLDVYSNYFLVNGRVKLNRAALQIQALMKRTGRGPSAKTQLVWIREN is encoded by the coding sequence ATGGCCTGTAGACCATATCGATATCGCCAGCGCGGCGTTGCGGTGGTGACGGCGCTGCTGCTGACCACGCTGGCGGTGACCATCGTGGCCAGCCTGTTCTGGCAGCAGCAGGTGCAGGTGCGCTCGATCGAGAACCAGCGCCTGCAACTCCAGAAGCAATGGATACTGCGTGGCGCGCTCGACTGGGCGCGCCTGATCCTGCGGGAAAACGCCCGTCTTTCCAATTACGATTCGCTCGACCAGCCATGGGCGGTGCCGCTGCTCGACACCCGGCTGGACCAGTATGTGGAAAACAACCGGGCCGATACCGAGAGCAGCGACGCCACGCTGTCGGGCCAGATGGTGGATGCGCAGTCGCTGTACAACCTGACCAACCTGGCCCCGAACGGCCAGATCGTGAAAAAGGAAGTGAAGGCTTTCGCCCGCCTGCTGGCCAGCCAGCGGCTCAATCCGTCGCTGGCGCAGGATACGGCGGCGATGGTGGCGTCCAGCGTGCCCAGGCAGCTGCTGCCTGTTGCCGGCGGAACCGGCGCCGGGCAGGATATCGATCCCCTGACCGGGCTGCCGCGCGCCAACGCCAATCCCAATCCCAATACCGGCGCCACCGGCAACCAGGGCACGCCAACGGTCACCGTCGGCAGCCAGCGCCTGATGCCGATGACCCAGGTGGAAGACCTGCTGGCCATACCCGGCTTTACGCCCGAAGCGGTGGAGAGGCTGCGCAATCTGGTAATCTTCCTGCCGCAGGGGGGAACCAGTCTGAATATCAACACCGCGCCGGTGGAGGTTCTGGCGGCGGTGATCGAAAATATATCGACGTCGGACGCGGCAGTGATCGTGGCAACCCGCACCACCGCCAGCTTTCGCAGCAAGGAAACGATTGCGAACCAGTTGCCGGGCATCCCGACGGTCGGTCCCAGCAATCTGGATGTCTATTCGAACTATTTTCTGGTCAATGGTCGGGTAAAGCTGAACCGGGCTGCATTGCAGATCCAGGCGCTGATGAAGCGCACGGGTCGTGGCCCGTCCGCGAAAACCCAGCTGGTATGGATACGCGAAAACTAG
- the gspI gene encoding type II secretion system minor pseudopilin GspI, giving the protein MPAPSRSLARHAGFTLLEVLVALAIVGTALGASLRAVGSLTQNSNDLRASLMATWSAENRLSQIRMAREWPPLGNRSFECPQGELALVCQESVFATPNPAFRRVEVSVVDAASPERRIIKLTQVVPNGL; this is encoded by the coding sequence ATGCCTGCCCCGTCCAGATCGCTTGCGCGCCATGCCGGCTTTACCCTGCTGGAAGTGCTGGTGGCCCTGGCCATCGTCGGCACCGCGCTGGGGGCGAGCCTGCGCGCGGTCGGCAGCCTGACCCAGAACAGCAACGACCTGCGGGCGTCGCTGATGGCGACCTGGTCGGCCGAGAACCGGCTGTCGCAGATCCGCATGGCCAGGGAGTGGCCGCCGCTGGGCAACCGCAGTTTCGAATGCCCGCAGGGCGAACTGGCGCTGGTCTGCCAGGAAAGCGTGTTCGCCACGCCCAATCCGGCGTTCCGCCGGGTGGAAGTGAGCGTGGTCGACGCCGCCAGCCCGGAGCGGCGCATCATCAAGCTGACCCAGGTGGTGCCCAATGGCCTGTAG
- the gspH gene encoding type II secretion system minor pseudopilin GspH, with amino-acid sequence MGSLTFHQASRAQRGFTLLELLVVLVIAGITLGIVSFNAMPGPQQNLKDDAQRIALLLQLARDEAIVRDRPIAFEADSEGYRFLQREEKTWQPLRADDMLRPRQFKRAPVTLLVFPPPDGNAMPLRIVFGREPVQQPFVLTLALADTSVAIRADGIGHFTVD; translated from the coding sequence GTGGGATCTCTGACCTTCCACCAGGCCAGCCGCGCACAGCGCGGCTTCACGCTGCTTGAATTGCTGGTGGTGCTGGTCATTGCCGGCATCACGCTGGGCATTGTGTCGTTCAACGCCATGCCCGGCCCGCAGCAAAACCTGAAGGACGACGCCCAGCGCATCGCGCTGCTGCTGCAACTGGCGCGCGACGAAGCCATCGTGCGCGACCGGCCGATCGCCTTCGAGGCCGACAGCGAAGGCTACCGCTTCCTGCAGCGCGAGGAAAAAACCTGGCAGCCGCTGCGCGCCGACGACATGCTGCGCCCGCGCCAGTTCAAGCGCGCGCCGGTCACCCTGCTGGTGTTTCCGCCGCCGGATGGCAATGCCATGCCGCTGCGCATCGTGTTCGGCCGCGAGCCGGTGCAGCAGCCTTTCGTGCTGACGCTGGCGCTGGCCGATACCAGCGTGGCGATCCGGGCCGATGGCATCGGCCACTTTACCGTTGACTGA
- the gspG gene encoding type II secretion system major pseudopilin GspG — protein sequence MLKSSASVSVSRRALARGFTLIEIMVVVVIMGILAALVVPKLMGRTDDARIMAARSDISTLMQSLKLYRLDNQRYPTTEQGLQALVSKPTSGPAANGWKQGGYIDKLPKDPWGNPYQYLSPGLRGEVDVFSLGADGQPGGTGNDADIGSWDL from the coding sequence ATGCTCAAGTCTTCTGCTTCCGTTTCCGTTTCCCGGCGCGCACTGGCGCGTGGCTTTACCCTGATTGAAATCATGGTGGTGGTGGTCATCATGGGCATTCTTGCCGCGCTGGTGGTGCCCAAGCTGATGGGCCGCACCGACGACGCCCGCATCATGGCGGCACGCTCGGACATTTCCACGCTGATGCAATCGCTCAAGCTGTACCGGCTCGACAACCAGCGCTATCCGACCACCGAGCAGGGGCTGCAGGCGCTGGTCTCCAAGCCCACCAGCGGCCCGGCCGCCAACGGCTGGAAGCAGGGCGGGTACATCGACAAGCTGCCCAAGGACCCATGGGGCAATCCCTACCAGTACCTCTCACCCGGCCTGCGCGGCGAAGTTGACGTGTTCTCGCTGGGCGCGGACGGCCAGCCAGGCGGCACCGGCAACGATGCCGACATCGGGTCGTGGGATCTCTGA
- a CDS encoding cupin domain-containing protein, with translation MSLPHAASGDLINIAPLGDQLESAVSTAFLKTEHLELMRLVLQAGKSMPEHWVEGDVTLQCLEGSVDLEAHGRRQTLAPGQMVYLAPKVPHALHATENTSVLMTVLLNRPVNTGGPVGSKP, from the coding sequence ATGTCCCTGCCCCATGCCGCCTCTGGCGACTTGATCAACATCGCGCCCCTGGGCGACCAACTGGAAAGCGCAGTCTCCACTGCATTCCTGAAGACCGAGCATCTGGAACTGATGCGCCTGGTGCTGCAGGCGGGCAAATCGATGCCTGAACACTGGGTGGAAGGCGATGTGACGCTGCAGTGCCTGGAAGGCAGTGTCGACTTGGAAGCCCACGGCAGGCGGCAGACGCTGGCGCCGGGCCAGATGGTCTATCTCGCGCCCAAGGTGCCGCATGCGCTGCATGCCACGGAAAACACCTCGGTGCTGATGACCGTATTGCTGAACCGGCCGGTCAACACCGGCGGCCCGGTCGGCAGCAAGCCCTAG